Within the bacterium genome, the region GCGCCGCGGCGCCGGTCGCCACCGCGACCGTCACGGGAGACGTCGACGTCGGCGCGACCGGGATCACCGGTACCCTCTTCAACCTGGCCGCCGGCGGCGGCAAGATCTACCTCGTCGCCGACCGCGGCCAGGAGCGTCCCGGCTATCCGCTCAACGCCGTCGTGGTCACGAAGACGACGTACGCCTCGGGCGTGCGGTCGCTGCGGGACCTGCGCGGGAAACGGATCGGCATCACGACGCTCGGCTCGACGTTCCATTACCAGATCGCGAAGCTCCTCGAGCGCGAGTCCCTGACGCTCCGGGACGTTCAGCTGGTGCCGCTGCGCGAGGTCAATCTCGTCGCTGAGGCGCTGCGCACCGGCCAGATCGACGCGGCGCTGCTCTCCCCGCCGTGGGGCGCGGCCGCGGAGCAGGACGGCTGGGGCAAGATTCTGTTCTACGCGGGCGACCGGATCGTCAATCAGGTGACCGGCGTGTTCTACGGCGCGCGGCTGCACGGCGACCACGCGCTCGGCGACCGGTTCATGCGGGGATACGTGCGCGCGACCCGCGACTACTTCGACGCGTGTCTCCGCCGGCCGCCGCGCGGCGCGTGCGCGCCGATCGTCGCGGTCACCGCGCGGACGATCGACCAGCCGGAAGCGGCCGTCGCGAAGTCGCTGCCGTACATCGATCGAAATGCGCGCCTCTATCTCCTCGATCTCGAGCGGCAGGAGGCCTGGTACGTTCAAAACGGTATGGCCGCCCGCTACGTACCGCTCGACCAATTCGTCGACTCGACCTTCGTGAACGACGCCGTGCGATCGCTCGGGCCGTAGCCCGCGTGCGCCGGCGCGGGCGATGAGGATCCGCTTCGAAGGCACGTCCAAGGAGTACGCCCGCCGGGACGGCGGCGCGCTCGCGGCGCTCGCAGGCATCGACCTCACGGTGGCGAGCGGCGAATTCGTCGCGATCGTCGGCCCGAGCGGCTGCGGGAAATCGACCCTGCTGCTGCTGGCCGCGGGGCTTCTGCCCGCCTCGGCCGGCCGCATCGTCTTCGAGGGAGAGCGCGCCGGACGGCCGCTGACCGCCCTCGTCTTTCAGGAATTCGCGCTGTTCGAGTGGCGCACCGTGCTGCAGAACGTGGCATTCGGCCTGGAGGTGCGGCGCGTGCCCGCCGCGGAGCGCGACCGGCTCGCGCACGAGTACATCCGGCTGGTGGGTCTCGACGGCTTCGAGACGCGGTATCCGTCCGAACTCTCCGGCGGGATGCGGCAGCGGGTCGGGATCGCCCGCGCGCTGTGCGTCGATCCGGCCATTCTCCTGATGGACGAGCCGCTCTCCGCGCTGGACGCGCAGACGCGGCAGCTGATGCAGGATGAGATTCTCGGAATCTGGGAACGCAGCCGGAAGACCGTCCTGTATGTCACGCACAACATCCAGGAGGCGGCGTATCTCGCCGACCGCATCACCGTGCTGTCGCGGCGGCCGGGGCGCATCCGGGCGGTGGTCCCGGTACCGTTCCCACGGCCCCGGCGCGAGACCCTGCTCGCCGACGCGGCCTTCGGCCGGTTCACGCAGGACGTGTGGTCGATGATTCGCGACGAGGCCAGGACCGCGATGCGCGAGGGCGCCTAGGTGGCGGCCGGCGCCCGCGACGTGGCGGCCCGCGGGGCATCCGCGGGCGAGATCATCACCCTCGAGGCCGCGCCCGCGCCGGTTCCCGGCGGCCGGCGGTACCGCGCCCTGCGGGTCGGGGCTATCGTGGCCGTGCTGCTGGTGTGGGAGGCGATAAGCCGGGCCCGCGCCGTGCCGGCCGTGTTCCTGCCGTCGCCCGAGGCCGTGGCCGCGGAGCTCGCGCATCTCGCGTCGACGGGCGACCTCTGGCGGAGCGTCGGCGCCAGCCTGGGCCGGATCGGCGCCGGCTTCGCCCTCGGCGGCGCCGCGGGCCTGATCGTCGGGGTGCTCGTCGGCGTCTCCCGTCGCGCGGAGGCGGTCGCGGACCCGCTCATCGCCGCCGTGTACCCGATCCCGAAGATCGCGCTCCTGCCGCTCCTCATCCTCTGGCTCGGGATCGGCGAGGCGCCGAAGATCGCGCTCATCGCCGTCGGCGCGTTCTTTCCCGTCGCGATC harbors:
- a CDS encoding ABC transporter substrate-binding protein, producing MRPRLVIAAALAAVLSLTITVPGAVAQAPTVIRVGTLKLVGGAPLFWGAQQGYFRQEGLQIQFVYFGAAAPVATATVTGDVDVGATGITGTLFNLAAGGGKIYLVADRGQERPGYPLNAVVVTKTTYASGVRSLRDLRGKRIGITTLGSTFHYQIAKLLERESLTLRDVQLVPLREVNLVAEALRTGQIDAALLSPPWGAAAEQDGWGKILFYAGDRIVNQVTGVFYGARLHGDHALGDRFMRGYVRATRDYFDACLRRPPRGACAPIVAVTARTIDQPEAAVAKSLPYIDRNARLYLLDLERQEAWYVQNGMAARYVPLDQFVDSTFVNDAVRSLGP
- a CDS encoding ABC transporter ATP-binding protein — protein: MRIRFEGTSKEYARRDGGALAALAGIDLTVASGEFVAIVGPSGCGKSTLLLLAAGLLPASAGRIVFEGERAGRPLTALVFQEFALFEWRTVLQNVAFGLEVRRVPAAERDRLAHEYIRLVGLDGFETRYPSELSGGMRQRVGIARALCVDPAILLMDEPLSALDAQTRQLMQDEILGIWERSRKTVLYVTHNIQEAAYLADRITVLSRRPGRIRAVVPVPFPRPRRETLLADAAFGRFTQDVWSMIRDEARTAMREGA
- a CDS encoding ABC transporter permease; amino-acid sequence: MAAGARDVAARGASAGEIITLEAAPAPVPGGRRYRALRVGAIVAVLLVWEAISRARAVPAVFLPSPEAVAAELAHLASTGDLWRSVGASLGRIGAGFALGGAAGLIVGVLVGVSRRAEAVADPLIAAVYPIPKIALLPLLILWLGIGEAPKIALIAVGAFFPVAIGTATAIRDVDPLLIRAARSFGAGRLQIITKVQLPASVPMVFASLRLAAGMSLLLVVSAEMIAATAGIGYLILYAGDLMQTSRLLAGIVVLSVLGLLSTAGLATLERRLFRGRARG